One part of the Mustelus asterias unplaced genomic scaffold, sMusAst1.hap1.1 HAP1_SCAFFOLD_214, whole genome shotgun sequence genome encodes these proteins:
- the LOC144485735 gene encoding calcium and integrin-binding family member 3-like, with protein sequence MTKRWSQITKTTVLGPVKDKGGSHALTLSLPLSLPCSRLFHRYRDLAPQLVPLSYKDNPDVKIPYELIGSMPELKDNPFRQRIAEVFSEDSDGNMTLDDFLDMFSVLSEMAPRDLKACYAFKIYDFNNDNFICKSDLEKTLIKLTRNELTPEEVRLVCEKVLDESDLDNDGKLSLEDFQHMIIRAPDFLSTFHIRI encoded by the exons ATGACGAAGCGCTGGAGTCAGATAACAAAAACGACGGTTTTAGGACCAGTTAAAGATAAGGGCGGTAGTCATG cactcactctgtccctccctctctctctgccttgttCCAGATTGTTCCATCGCTACCGAGACCTGGCTCCGCAGTTGGTGCCACTCAGTTACAAGGACAACCCTGATGTGAAGATTCCTTATGAGCTGATTGGCAGCATGCCAGAGCTGAAG GATAATCCCTTCCGTCAGAGGATTGCAGAGGTATTCTCCGAGGACAGTGATGGGAACATGACCTTGGATGACTTTCTGGATATGTTCTCTGTGCTGAGTGAGATGGCCCCGCGTGATCTGAAGGCATGCTATGCATTTAAAATCTATG ATTTTAACAATGATAATTTTATCTGCAAATCGGATTTGGAGAAGACACTAATCAAACTGACTCGGAATGAATTGACACCAGAGGAAGTGAGGTTGGTGTGTGAGAAGGTGCTCGATGAATCGGATCTGGATAATGACGGCAAACTATCCTTGGAAGATTTCCAGCACATGATCATCCGTGCTCCTGATTTCCTCAG CACTTTCCACATTCGAATCTGA